A single window of Rhizobium sp. SL42 DNA harbors:
- the hemJ gene encoding protoporphyrinogen oxidase HemJ, with product MDKQADRSPGRRAARRAAGALALFTLIGLVIVIFGADEAYLWIKSLHVIAVISWMAGLLYLPRLFIYHGDCEPDSDQARTFAVMESRLMGVIMNPAMIVSWVLGLYLAWSVYGFQGGWLHAKLACVVLLSAVHGYFSKAVRSFGRGVYVGNARHWRLMNEVPTVLMIAIVVFVVVKPF from the coding sequence ATGGACAAGCAGGCCGATCGCAGTCCAGGGCGCAGGGCGGCCCGCAGAGCTGCCGGGGCTCTTGCCCTGTTTACGCTGATCGGTCTTGTCATTGTGATATTCGGCGCCGACGAAGCCTATCTCTGGATCAAGTCACTGCACGTGATTGCGGTCATCTCCTGGATGGCCGGTCTGCTCTATCTGCCTCGGCTTTTTATCTATCATGGAGACTGTGAGCCGGATTCGGATCAGGCGCGGACATTTGCCGTAATGGAAAGTCGGCTGATGGGGGTGATCATGAACCCCGCGATGATCGTCAGCTGGGTTCTCGGGCTCTATCTCGCCTGGTCCGTCTATGGTTTTCAGGGCGGCTGGCTCCATGCAAAGCTTGCATGCGTCGTGTTGCTTTCGGCCGTGCACGGATATTTCTCGAAAGCGGTTCGCTCCTTTGGACGTGGCGTGTATGTTGGCAATGCGCGCCATTGGCGGCTGATGAACGAAGTGCCGACGGTGCTGATGATTGCCATCGTGGTATTCGTGGTCGTCAAGCCATTCTGA